In Nocardia sp. NBC_00403, one DNA window encodes the following:
- a CDS encoding GlxA family transcriptional regulator, with product MPAPRTIVFVAYEGMQLVELAGPMDVFGFVNAVAEKTVYRLVTATPQGRSIKTDGGLTIAVEHSLHDLAASPDEIDTLMVVGGWISGPVSAEVVRELPALARKSRRVTSVCSGSLLLAAAGLLDGYRATTHWGTTDRLARTYPRVTVEPDRIYVHDRNRWTSAGVAAGIDLALALVEDDHGREMAQQIARAFVVFTRRSGGQAQFSAQLRAQPARTPAIRAVQHWLPDHLDDDLAVATLAERADMSERNFARAFRAETGSTPAAFVEDLRIEAARRLLESTELTITAIARAVGYRHGETLHRVFTRRLFTTPERYRQHFATGASLAEDRP from the coding sequence ATGCCCGCACCGCGCACCATCGTTTTCGTCGCCTACGAGGGCATGCAGCTGGTCGAATTGGCCGGGCCGATGGATGTTTTCGGGTTCGTCAACGCGGTCGCCGAGAAGACGGTGTACCGGCTCGTGACGGCCACGCCGCAGGGCCGGTCGATCAAGACCGACGGCGGTCTGACCATCGCGGTCGAACACTCGCTGCATGACCTGGCCGCCTCCCCTGACGAGATCGACACCCTGATGGTCGTCGGCGGCTGGATCTCCGGGCCGGTATCCGCGGAAGTGGTCCGCGAATTACCCGCCCTGGCCCGCAAATCCCGCCGAGTGACCTCGGTGTGCTCCGGCTCGCTGCTGCTCGCCGCCGCGGGCCTGCTGGACGGCTACCGAGCCACCACCCACTGGGGTACGACCGATCGACTGGCCCGCACCTACCCTCGCGTCACCGTCGAGCCCGACCGCATCTACGTCCACGATCGCAACCGCTGGACCTCCGCGGGCGTCGCCGCCGGCATCGACCTCGCCCTGGCCCTCGTCGAGGACGATCACGGCCGCGAAATGGCCCAGCAGATCGCCCGCGCCTTCGTCGTCTTCACCCGCCGCTCCGGCGGCCAAGCCCAATTCAGCGCCCAACTGCGCGCCCAGCCAGCCCGCACCCCTGCCATCCGCGCCGTCCAGCATTGGCTCCCCGACCATCTCGACGACGACCTGGCAGTCGCTACTCTGGCTGAGCGCGCCGACATGAGCGAACGCAATTTCGCCCGCGCCTTCCGAGCCGAAACCGGCAGCACTCCAGCCGCATTCGTCGAAGACCTCCGCATCGAAGCGGCCCGCCGCCTCCTGGAATCCACCGAACTCACCATCACCGCCATCGCCCGCGCGGTCGGCTACCGCCACGGTGAAACCCTCCACCGAGTCTTCACCCGCCGCCTCTTCACCACCCCCGAGCGCTACCGCCAGCACTTCGCCACCGGCGCAAGCCTCGCCGAAGACCGCCCATGA
- a CDS encoding alpha/beta fold hydrolase has translation MTEYVTLEHGQLACDVVGDGPLVVLSHGMGTVRHDFRHLVGPLADAGYRVVNVDMRGHGESSLDWPSVTGKAAISRTDVAQDLLGVIRHFGGPAVIVGHSLSGGSATIAAAQAPELVTAIVEIDPFTLTQSMHAGALLTSRRYRRGMVRLALTSMINSLPWWRRYLDIAYPTKPADYDRYLADLENILRQPERWAEFMKTGQTTPADAHARLTDVRCPALVIMGSADPDFADPEAEANAIVAAMPDGVGRVVMVDNGGHYPHAQFSDRVAAVLIPFLDQHAVRGKSAGAGRVG, from the coding sequence ATGACCGAGTATGTGACGCTCGAACACGGGCAGCTCGCCTGCGATGTGGTCGGTGACGGACCGCTCGTGGTGCTGTCACACGGCATGGGCACCGTGCGGCACGACTTCCGCCACCTCGTCGGCCCCCTGGCCGACGCGGGCTACCGGGTGGTCAACGTGGACATGCGCGGGCACGGCGAATCGAGCCTCGACTGGCCGTCGGTGACCGGAAAAGCGGCCATCAGCCGCACCGATGTAGCGCAGGACCTGCTGGGCGTCATCCGACACTTCGGCGGCCCGGCGGTGATCGTCGGGCACTCGCTGTCGGGCGGCTCGGCAACGATCGCCGCGGCGCAGGCCCCGGAGCTGGTGACCGCGATCGTCGAGATCGACCCCTTCACCCTCACCCAGAGCATGCACGCCGGAGCCCTGCTCACCAGCCGCCGATACCGCCGCGGCATGGTCCGCCTCGCCCTCACCTCGATGATCAATTCGCTGCCCTGGTGGCGGCGATATCTGGACATCGCCTATCCGACCAAGCCTGCCGACTACGACCGCTACCTCGCCGACCTCGAGAACATCCTGCGGCAGCCCGAGCGCTGGGCGGAATTCATGAAAACCGGACAGACCACCCCCGCGGACGCGCACGCACGGTTGACGGACGTCCGCTGCCCCGCGCTGGTGATCATGGGTTCGGCGGACCCGGATTTCGCCGATCCCGAGGCCGAGGCGAACGCGATCGTGGCCGCTATGCCGGACGGTGTGGGCCGGGTCGTGATGGTCGACAACGGTGGGCACTATCCGCACGCCCAGTTCTCGGATCGTGTTGCCGCAGTGCTCATCCCGTTCCTCGATCAGCACGCGGTGCGCGGCAAGAGCGCCGGGGCCGGGCGCGTCGGCTGA
- a CDS encoding tyrosine-type recombinase/integrase, translated as MHEPLEAADRLIIDVLIGTGMKMGEAQDLHKEHIDLERKTISIEWAWDKAARRVKPPKDHEKRVIPIGDTLTKLRTTVIKRDGLGVGEGSVRPVHDG; from the coding sequence TTGCACGAACCCCTCGAAGCGGCCGACCGGCTGATCATCGACGTGTTGATCGGTACCGGAATGAAAATGGGCGAGGCCCAGGACTTACACAAGGAGCACATCGACCTAGAGCGGAAGACGATCTCGATCGAATGGGCATGGGACAAGGCTGCGCGCCGCGTGAAGCCTCCGAAAGACCACGAGAAGCGAGTGATTCCGATTGGTGACACGCTGACGAAGCTCCGTACCACCGTGATCAAGCGGGACGGCCTTGGCGTCGGCGAGGGGTCGGTCCGTCCGGTCCATGACGGATGA
- a CDS encoding YciI family protein, with protein sequence MKYMLIWRATDEGNAAMEGVDFEKLLETVGRYNDEMIRAGVLVAAEGLVGPEEGVVVDYSSEPPVVTDGPYGETKELFGGFYILNVASKEEAIEWARRAPSFGPGFKTEIRRVTTIDEFPQDNEWIQKERAWREATGQL encoded by the coding sequence GTGAAGTACATGCTGATCTGGCGGGCCACCGATGAGGGCAATGCGGCCATGGAGGGCGTCGACTTCGAGAAGCTGCTCGAGACCGTCGGGCGGTACAACGACGAGATGATCCGGGCCGGGGTGCTGGTCGCGGCCGAAGGGCTGGTCGGGCCGGAAGAGGGCGTGGTGGTGGACTATTCGTCGGAGCCGCCGGTCGTCACGGACGGACCGTACGGGGAGACCAAGGAGCTCTTCGGCGGGTTCTACATTCTGAACGTGGCCTCCAAGGAGGAGGCCATCGAATGGGCCAGGCGGGCCCCGTCGTTCGGGCCGGGATTCAAGACCGAAATTCGCCGGGTCACCACGATCGACGAATTCCCGCAGGACAACGAATGGATTCAGAAGGAACGAGCATGGCGCGAAGCCACCGGACAGTTGTGA
- a CDS encoding RNA polymerase sigma factor gives MADSTGREAVAAVWRIESARIVGALARYTGDFALAEDLAQEALAEALVNWPRDGVPRNRAGWLLTVGRRRAIDAFRRRAALDDRYSALARDLGEGGVAAGGPPAESARAQTPWDPDQVDDDVLALIFIACHPVLSREARIALTLRVVGGLSSDEIAKAFLAPTATVQARITRAKKTLAAARVPFAVPSAQERNERLGSVLSVIYVIFTEGSSATSGEDLIRFDLAGEAQRLARVLARLMPAEPEVHGLLALLELTAARFPARADFDGQPILLEHQNRRRWDRPAIRRGRAALDRATRVGRGLGTYGLQAAIAECHAVAASVDTTDWDRIVLLYEALGRLAPSPVVDLNRAVAVSMAQGPSAALRIVDELKTSAALANSHLLPSVRGELLTRLGRSGEARAELELAIRLCGNERERALLAKKLTKFVV, from the coding sequence ATGGCCGATTCCACGGGTCGTGAGGCCGTTGCCGCCGTGTGGCGGATCGAGTCCGCGCGGATTGTCGGGGCGCTCGCGCGCTACACCGGAGATTTCGCGCTGGCCGAGGACCTTGCGCAGGAGGCATTGGCCGAGGCGCTGGTGAACTGGCCACGGGATGGCGTGCCGCGTAATCGGGCCGGGTGGCTGCTCACTGTCGGGCGGCGACGGGCTATCGACGCGTTTCGCCGACGTGCCGCGCTCGATGACCGGTACTCCGCCCTCGCCCGCGATCTGGGCGAGGGCGGGGTCGCCGCCGGTGGCCCGCCCGCGGAATCCGCGCGTGCGCAGACACCGTGGGATCCCGATCAGGTCGACGATGACGTGCTCGCGCTCATCTTCATCGCGTGCCATCCCGTGCTTTCGCGCGAGGCCCGGATCGCGCTCACGCTGCGGGTGGTCGGCGGCCTGTCCAGCGACGAGATCGCCAAGGCGTTTCTGGCGCCTACGGCCACCGTGCAGGCCCGGATCACGCGGGCGAAGAAAACTCTTGCAGCGGCTCGCGTTCCGTTCGCCGTGCCGTCCGCGCAGGAGCGCAATGAACGCCTCGGGTCGGTGCTCAGCGTCATCTACGTGATCTTCACCGAAGGATCGTCCGCCACCTCGGGTGAGGATCTGATCCGATTCGATCTGGCCGGTGAGGCGCAGCGGCTGGCCCGGGTGCTGGCCCGGTTGATGCCGGCCGAACCCGAGGTGCACGGGCTGCTGGCGCTGCTCGAGCTCACCGCTGCACGCTTCCCGGCCCGCGCCGACTTCGACGGGCAGCCGATTCTGCTGGAGCACCAGAACCGCCGCCGCTGGGACCGCCCGGCGATTCGCCGTGGGCGCGCCGCCCTGGACCGGGCTACCCGGGTCGGCCGCGGCCTCGGCACTTACGGCCTGCAGGCCGCGATCGCCGAATGCCATGCCGTCGCCGCATCCGTCGACACCACCGACTGGGACCGCATCGTGCTCCTATACGAGGCCCTGGGCCGCCTTGCCCCCTCCCCGGTGGTCGACCTCAATCGCGCGGTCGCGGTGTCTATGGCACAGGGCCCCTCGGCCGCCCTCCGCATTGTCGACGAGCTCAAAACCTCCGCAGCCCTGGCGAATTCGCACCTGTTGCCGAGCGTTCGCGGCGAGCTGCTCACGCGATTGGGCCGCAGCGGCGAGGCACGTGCCGAACTCGAACTCGCCATCCGACTCTGCGGAAACGAACGGGAACGCGCCTTGCTTGCGAAAAAGCTCACGAAGTTTGTCGTATAG
- a CDS encoding serine/threonine-protein kinase PknD: MDDTAVSGGDGTWGPAEAFGRYRLLSLLGQGGMGQVWRAQDSLTNRVVALKVLPERFADDEQLRERFRRECRAVAQLTEPHVIPIHDFGDIDGRLYLNMRLIEGTDLRKVITEEGALSPRRAVAIVAQVAGALQAAHDVGLVHRDVKPTNILLGANEFASLIDFGIAHAADDRTMTTIGETIGTIAYMAPEEISSEVKADARVDVYALACVLYECLTGRPPFASAMGIQGVMAHHLHTPPPRPSTTTPDVPTAFDAVIAKGMAKNPDDRYQTVRELAAAASAAVGDSAVSTTEGVAARHGRRIRLSPKAAWLLAAAVAVTVVAAVAVVIGVQRESGGGGNSPAPIGSGYSSQTPLPFTGVSLPTDVSVDTAGNVYVSDMGNDRVVKLAAGASTPIPLPFTGLNNPQGVAIDTAGNVYVTDTSNDRVVKLAAGASTPTLLPFTGLKDPQGVAVDDAGNVYVGDRGNDRVLRLAVGASAPTTLPFTGLQDPQGVAVDAAGNVYVTELSTERVLMLAAGASAPTTLPVTGLKDPQGVAVDAAGDLYVVDWGSKWVVRLAAGASTPTPLPFTGLKNPQGVAVDTAGNVYVTDLGPNPVVKLLVG, translated from the coding sequence ATGGATGACACGGCAGTGAGTGGCGGGGACGGCACTTGGGGGCCAGCGGAGGCGTTCGGACGCTATCGGCTTCTGTCGCTGCTGGGGCAGGGCGGCATGGGCCAGGTGTGGCGGGCGCAGGATTCGCTGACCAACCGGGTGGTGGCGCTCAAGGTGTTGCCCGAGCGCTTCGCCGATGACGAGCAGCTGCGCGAACGGTTCCGCCGGGAGTGCCGGGCGGTGGCGCAGTTGACCGAGCCGCATGTGATCCCCATCCACGACTTCGGCGACATCGACGGTCGGCTCTACCTGAATATGCGCTTGATCGAGGGCACCGACCTGCGCAAGGTGATCACGGAAGAAGGGGCCTTGTCGCCGCGGCGGGCAGTGGCGATCGTCGCACAGGTGGCCGGTGCGCTGCAGGCGGCCCACGACGTAGGGCTGGTCCACCGCGATGTCAAACCCACCAACATCCTGCTAGGGGCCAATGAGTTCGCCTCCCTGATCGACTTCGGGATCGCCCACGCCGCCGACGACCGTACGATGACCACGATCGGCGAGACCATCGGCACCATCGCCTACATGGCGCCGGAGGAGATCAGCTCGGAGGTCAAGGCCGATGCCCGAGTGGACGTGTACGCGTTGGCGTGCGTGCTGTATGAGTGCCTGACCGGCCGGCCGCCGTTTGCGAGCGCAATGGGGATACAGGGTGTGATGGCCCATCACCTGCACACCCCGCCGCCGCGTCCCAGCACCACTACACCCGATGTACCGACCGCGTTCGATGCGGTCATCGCCAAGGGAATGGCCAAAAACCCCGACGATCGTTACCAGACCGTGCGCGAGCTGGCCGCGGCGGCCTCCGCCGCGGTGGGCGATTCCGCGGTCAGCACCACCGAGGGCGTGGCCGCGCGTCATGGGCGGCGAATCAGATTGTCGCCCAAGGCCGCCTGGCTGCTCGCTGCCGCGGTCGCGGTTACGGTGGTGGCCGCCGTAGCTGTCGTCATCGGTGTCCAACGGGAATCAGGCGGCGGTGGCAACTCGCCCGCACCTATCGGCTCGGGCTACTCGTCACAGACTCCGCTGCCGTTTACCGGCGTGAGCCTGCCCACCGATGTGTCTGTCGACACGGCGGGCAACGTATACGTCAGCGACATGGGTAACGATCGGGTGGTGAAATTGGCGGCGGGCGCGTCGACGCCGATCCCGCTGCCGTTCACCGGCCTGAATAATCCCCAGGGTGTGGCGATCGACACTGCGGGCAACGTTTACGTCACCGACACGAGTAACGATCGGGTGGTGAAATTGGCGGCGGGCGCATCGACGCCGACCCTGCTGCCGTTCACCGGGCTCAAAGATCCCCAGGGTGTGGCGGTCGACGATGCAGGCAACGTGTACGTCGGCGACCGGGGTAATGATCGGGTGCTGAGGTTGGCGGTGGGCGCGTCGGCGCCGACGACGCTGCCGTTCACGGGACTCCAAGATCCCCAGGGGGTGGCGGTCGACGCTGCGGGCAACGTATACGTCACCGAATTGAGTACCGAGCGGGTGCTGATGTTGGCGGCGGGCGCGTCGGCGCCGACCACGTTGCCGGTCACTGGGCTCAAAGATCCCCAGGGTGTGGCGGTCGACGCGGCGGGAGACTTGTACGTCGTCGACTGGGGTAGCAAATGGGTGGTGAGGTTGGCGGCGGGCGCGTCGACGCCGACCCCGCTGCCGTTCACCGGCCTGAAGAATCCCCAGGGTGTGGCGGTCGACACGGCGGGCAACGTATACGTCACCGACCTGGGCCCCAATCCGGTGGTGAAACTCTTGGTCGGCTGA
- a CDS encoding 4Fe-4S binding protein, which translates to MPGILDAAELRQVCLDAGADDVGFVALDTPGLEGEVDYVREALPSTRSLIAVCVRLARDNFRSRAASMVNTEIDTAIPVLDRIGHKISIGLQDRGFRAMYPSVTFPVEAHRLPSRGWTVSHKPVAVAAGLGHMGIHRCVIHPKFGSFIGLGTVLTDARIAPYSRPLDWNPCLGCNLCVAACPVGAIHTDGSFDFNSCYTHTYNQFVNNFADWVETMADSADADDYGQRMSPGETTMQSRRQYRSGYCVAVCPAGEDVIGPYLADRKGHLQLVLRPVQRKPENVYVSAGSNAEAHARKMYKQKTVRHVDTGIMPPDGIDAAPEPK; encoded by the coding sequence ATGCCTGGAATATTGGATGCGGCCGAACTGCGGCAGGTGTGCCTGGACGCCGGAGCTGACGACGTCGGCTTCGTGGCACTGGACACGCCTGGCCTGGAGGGGGAGGTCGACTATGTGCGCGAAGCGCTTCCGAGCACCCGCTCGCTGATCGCGGTGTGTGTGCGGCTGGCGCGGGACAACTTTCGCAGCCGGGCGGCCAGCATGGTCAATACCGAGATCGACACCGCGATACCGGTGCTCGATCGGATCGGCCACAAGATCAGTATCGGGTTGCAGGACCGTGGATTTCGTGCGATGTACCCGTCGGTGACGTTTCCCGTCGAAGCGCACCGACTGCCGAGCCGCGGCTGGACGGTGTCGCACAAGCCGGTGGCGGTGGCTGCGGGGTTGGGCCACATGGGAATTCATCGCTGCGTGATCCATCCGAAGTTCGGCAGCTTCATCGGGCTCGGCACCGTGCTGACCGACGCGCGGATCGCGCCGTATTCCCGGCCGCTGGACTGGAATCCGTGCCTGGGCTGCAATCTGTGCGTGGCCGCGTGCCCGGTGGGCGCGATACACACCGACGGCAGTTTCGACTTCAACAGTTGCTACACCCACACCTACAACCAGTTCGTGAACAACTTCGCCGACTGGGTCGAAACCATGGCCGACAGCGCCGACGCCGATGATTACGGCCAGCGCATGAGCCCGGGCGAAACCACCATGCAGTCACGCCGCCAGTATCGTTCCGGCTACTGCGTCGCGGTGTGCCCGGCCGGTGAGGACGTGATCGGGCCGTATCTGGCCGACCGCAAGGGCCACCTGCAGCTGGTGCTGCGCCCGGTACAGCGCAAACCCGAGAACGTCTACGTCAGCGCCGGATCGAACGCGGAAGCCCACGCGCGCAAGATGTACAAGCAGAAGACGGTGCGCCACGTGGATACCGGGATCATGCCGCCCGATGGCATCGATGCAGCGCCGGAGCCGAAATGA
- a CDS encoding 4Fe-4S binding protein, producing the protein MNDAERLWNPLHVPVERGSRERPHPTVAAARARAEQVPAGEPADLDADWLREICLAAGVDDVGFTALATPGLEGERDYVLEALPGTCTLIGFCLRTSRDNLQSRSASAANRDVATTQELAHEAARHICLELQRRGVRALYPASGFPAEIHRFPNRSWVVSHKLVAVAAGLGQMGLHRNVIHPKFGTFIVLGTILIDRPVSRYSQPVLSNPCIDCGLCVTTCPVGAIHADGGFDFDACYTHNNHHELSNFAGWVEEVVDSADAADYRRRVTPSETLSVWQSLSFQPQFRAGYCVAVCPAGTDVLGNFLTDPDGHARDVVAPLMRKPEYVYVDTGSAAESHVQSRFPHKTVRHPRRMTVPEPEIDPVPERHDQ; encoded by the coding sequence ATGAACGACGCCGAGCGGTTGTGGAATCCGCTGCACGTCCCGGTCGAGCGGGGCTCGCGCGAGCGGCCGCATCCGACCGTCGCGGCCGCGCGGGCCCGAGCCGAGCAGGTGCCCGCCGGTGAGCCCGCGGACCTCGACGCCGACTGGCTGCGCGAGATATGCCTTGCCGCCGGCGTCGACGACGTCGGATTCACGGCACTGGCGACGCCCGGCCTCGAGGGCGAACGTGACTACGTCCTCGAGGCACTGCCGGGCACCTGTACCCTGATCGGATTCTGCCTGCGAACCAGTCGCGACAACCTGCAGAGCAGATCGGCAAGCGCCGCCAACCGCGATGTCGCCACCACCCAGGAGTTGGCGCACGAAGCCGCCCGGCACATCTGCCTGGAACTGCAGCGCCGCGGCGTGCGCGCGCTGTATCCGGCATCCGGATTCCCGGCCGAGATCCACCGATTCCCCAACCGGAGCTGGGTGGTCTCGCACAAGCTGGTGGCGGTGGCCGCTGGGCTGGGACAGATGGGGTTGCACCGCAACGTCATTCACCCGAAATTCGGGACCTTCATCGTGCTGGGCACGATTCTGATCGACCGGCCGGTCTCCCGGTACTCGCAACCGGTCCTGTCGAATCCGTGCATCGACTGCGGGTTGTGCGTGACCACCTGCCCGGTCGGCGCGATCCATGCCGACGGGGGATTCGACTTCGACGCCTGCTACACGCACAACAATCATCACGAGCTGTCCAACTTCGCGGGCTGGGTCGAGGAGGTGGTGGACAGCGCGGACGCGGCCGACTACCGGCGGCGGGTAACACCCAGCGAGACCTTGTCCGTGTGGCAGAGTCTGTCGTTCCAACCACAGTTCCGCGCCGGATACTGTGTCGCGGTGTGCCCGGCTGGTACCGACGTGCTCGGCAACTTCCTCACCGACCCGGACGGTCACGCTCGCGACGTGGTGGCGCCCCTGATGCGGAAACCGGAGTACGTCTACGTCGACACCGGCTCGGCCGCCGAGTCACATGTCCAGTCCAGGTTTCCGCACAAGACGGTTCGTCATCCCCGCCGGATGACGGTGCCGGAACCCGAGATCGATCCGGTGCCGGAGCGTCATGACCAGTGA
- a CDS encoding cupin domain-containing protein, which yields MTSDGDLRRDLPIFEIYAGGGGARLEIHPWFFVAGRQYLGMTRVLPPGTGRAPAHVHTGVVQRSFLLAGAQARYRNGGRTRTLSPGDDMIIEPGVPHTDPYNDTDAPIVVRSLYTPGPVWLLSFARTLGQALRDGKVNSQQELHLPHLLMMLGTPGSVTFAAGIPLGVQRRILLPAATRFAKHRGHAPAAGLRAHIFG from the coding sequence ATGACCAGTGACGGTGACCTGCGGCGGGATCTGCCGATCTTCGAGATCTATGCGGGCGGGGGCGGCGCGCGGCTCGAGATTCATCCCTGGTTCTTCGTCGCCGGACGGCAGTATCTGGGCATGACCCGGGTACTGCCGCCGGGAACCGGACGCGCGCCGGCGCACGTCCACACCGGCGTCGTCCAGCGTTCGTTCCTGCTCGCCGGCGCGCAGGCCCGCTATCGGAATGGCGGACGTACCCGCACGCTGTCGCCCGGCGACGACATGATCATCGAACCCGGTGTGCCCCACACCGATCCGTACAACGATACCGACGCGCCCATCGTCGTCCGCAGCCTCTACACGCCGGGACCGGTGTGGTTACTGTCGTTCGCCAGAACCCTCGGGCAGGCGCTGCGGGACGGAAAGGTGAACTCGCAGCAGGAACTTCACCTGCCGCATCTGCTGATGATGCTGGGCACACCGGGTTCGGTGACATTCGCGGCGGGAATTCCGCTCGGTGTGCAGCGGCGGATCCTGCTGCCCGCTGCCACCCGTTTCGCAAAGCATCGAGGTCATGCCCCGGCAGCGGGCTTACGCGCCCACATCTTCGGTTGA
- a CDS encoding peroxiredoxin: protein MPLEVGPLEVGSVAPDFTLKDQNNQQVKLSDFRGKKNVLIVFYPLAFTGICQGELCKVRDELPKFQNDDAEILAISVGPPPTHKIWAAEQGYVFPLLSDFWPHGAVAQNYGVFNEKSGYSNRGTFVVDKDGIIRFAEMNGPGEPRDQAAWEKALAALDS from the coding sequence ATGCCACTTGAGGTTGGCCCACTCGAGGTCGGCTCTGTCGCGCCGGATTTCACGCTGAAGGACCAGAACAACCAGCAAGTCAAACTGTCGGACTTCCGCGGCAAGAAGAATGTGCTCATCGTCTTCTACCCGCTGGCCTTCACCGGGATCTGCCAGGGCGAGCTGTGCAAGGTCCGCGACGAGCTACCGAAGTTCCAGAACGACGACGCCGAGATCCTCGCGATCTCCGTCGGCCCCCCACCCACCCACAAGATCTGGGCGGCCGAGCAGGGTTATGTCTTCCCTCTGCTGTCCGACTTCTGGCCACATGGCGCCGTAGCCCAGAACTACGGCGTCTTCAACGAGAAGTCCGGCTACTCCAACCGCGGCACCTTCGTCGTCGACAAGGACGGAATCATCCGATTCGCCGAAATGAACGGCCCCGGAGAGCCCCGTGACCAGGCGGCTTGGGAGAAAGCGCTCGCCGCGCTAGATTCATAA
- a CDS encoding DUF3052 domain-containing protein: MVAAADAQNYAQKLGIIHGMVVQELGWDEDTNDDLRAEIEETIGSELLDDDSDEVMDVVLLWWRDGDGDLVDALMEVTGQLSDDGFVWVLTPKTGNSGHVDPSEIAESAPPAGFTQTSAISLGDWAGSRLVQPKAPSKQR, translated from the coding sequence GTGGTCGCCGCGGCGGACGCGCAGAACTACGCTCAGAAGCTTGGCATTATTCACGGCATGGTTGTCCAGGAACTGGGCTGGGACGAGGACACCAACGACGACCTGCGAGCCGAGATCGAAGAAACCATCGGCAGCGAGCTGCTCGACGATGACTCCGATGAGGTCATGGACGTCGTGTTGCTGTGGTGGCGCGACGGTGACGGGGATCTAGTGGATGCCTTGATGGAAGTCACCGGGCAGTTGTCGGATGACGGATTCGTCTGGGTACTCACCCCGAAGACCGGAAATTCGGGGCACGTCGATCCCAGTGAGATCGCCGAATCCGCACCGCCCGCGGGCTTCACGCAAACCTCGGCAATCAGTCTCGGGGATTGGGCAGGCAGCCGCCTGGTGCAGCCGAAAGCGCCCTCGAAGCAGCGCTGA